A genomic stretch from Terriglobus sp. RCC_193 includes:
- a CDS encoding YkgJ family cysteine cluster protein, with protein sequence MHPPDDSQLIQLMDAALADATRRSGPWLACRPGCSQCCTGVFRISPLDTERIREGFRLATPETQQHIRTRVQQSIADLSADFPGDTATGILYEDEASLEQFEDFANEAVCPVLDPATGTCDLYAHRPMTCRTFGPPVRTEEDGFGVCELCFIDAPAEAIAAAELHLPDPALEATLDEQTGITGTTIVAFALQDG encoded by the coding sequence ATGCACCCACCCGACGACAGTCAACTCATCCAGCTCATGGACGCCGCACTTGCAGACGCCACGCGTCGCAGCGGCCCCTGGCTGGCCTGTCGTCCGGGCTGTAGCCAATGTTGCACAGGCGTCTTCCGCATCAGTCCTCTCGACACAGAACGCATCCGCGAAGGCTTCCGGCTGGCGACTCCCGAAACGCAGCAACACATCCGCACCCGCGTCCAGCAATCCATCGCGGACCTAAGCGCAGACTTTCCCGGCGACACCGCCACCGGCATCCTTTACGAGGACGAAGCCTCCCTCGAACAGTTCGAAGACTTCGCCAATGAAGCAGTCTGCCCCGTCCTTGATCCGGCCACCGGCACCTGCGATCTCTATGCGCACCGGCCCATGACCTGCCGTACCTTTGGGCCGCCCGTCCGCACAGAAGAAGACGGATTCGGTGTCTGCGAGTTGTGTTTTATCGACGCTCCAGCGGAAGCCATCGCCGCAGCCGAGTTGCATCTTCCCGATCCGGCACTCGAAGCCACACTCGACGAACAAACCGGCATCACCGGCACCACCATCGTCGCCTTCGCCCTGCAGGATGGTTAG
- a CDS encoding SDR family NAD(P)-dependent oxidoreductase, which yields MSEGKLAGKVALVTGSSSGIGQGIAIRLAKDGANIVVNYSGNPAGADATKQQIEALGRKAISVKADLSKVADCQSLVQAGIDTFGKLDILINNAGVEKGSDFTEVTEADYDFVLNVNLKGVFFTTQAFVKHALANNTPGRIINISSVHEDMVFPHFASYCAAKGGVRMLMRDLAVELGPKNITVNNIAPGAIITPINQSLLNDKPKLNALLQNIPLGRMGTVDDVSALAAFLASDEAAYVTGSTYFVDGGLIRNYHEQ from the coding sequence ATGAGCGAAGGCAAACTCGCAGGTAAAGTCGCACTCGTCACCGGCTCGTCATCCGGCATTGGTCAGGGCATCGCGATCCGTCTCGCAAAAGACGGTGCCAACATCGTCGTCAACTATTCCGGCAATCCCGCAGGCGCAGACGCCACCAAACAGCAGATCGAAGCACTCGGTCGCAAAGCCATCAGCGTGAAGGCCGACCTGTCCAAAGTCGCTGACTGCCAGTCGCTCGTGCAGGCAGGCATCGATACCTTCGGCAAGCTCGACATCCTCATCAACAACGCAGGCGTTGAGAAAGGTTCCGACTTCACCGAAGTCACCGAAGCCGACTACGACTTCGTCCTCAACGTCAATCTCAAAGGCGTCTTCTTCACCACGCAGGCCTTCGTAAAACATGCACTCGCCAACAACACGCCCGGCCGCATCATCAACATCTCGTCCGTACATGAAGACATGGTCTTCCCTCACTTCGCCAGCTACTGCGCAGCCAAGGGCGGCGTGCGTATGCTCATGCGCGACCTCGCCGTGGAACTCGGCCCAAAGAACATCACGGTGAACAACATAGCGCCCGGCGCCATCATCACCCCCATCAATCAATCTCTGCTTAACGACAAGCCAAAACTCAACGCGCTGTTGCAGAACATTCCATTGGGCCGCATGGGCACAGTGGACGACGTCTCCGCTCTCGCAGCCTTTCTCGCCAGCGACGAAGCGGCATACGTCACCGGCTCCACCTACTTCGTCGACGGCGGCCTCATCCGCAATTATCACGAGCAATAG
- a CDS encoding UbiX family flavin prenyltransferase translates to MSPFSQNRDLTRARLTIAMTGASGALFTAHLLRLLNTDDRVEAVHFIASDHALRVVTEELSLTGGRSSLLETLLDTPPSSKFTVFRNDDIAAPVASGSHPSDGMIVLPCSMGTLASIANGMAARLIDRAADVTLKEQRPLILCVRETPFNRIHLRNMTLAAEAGAIIYPVIPAMYFQPPSLDEIARQFSCRVLGHIGLPQPSAYRWKED, encoded by the coding sequence GTGAGTCCATTTTCTCAAAACCGCGACCTCACGCGCGCGCGCCTGACCATTGCGATGACGGGCGCCAGCGGTGCGCTGTTTACCGCGCACCTGCTTCGACTGCTCAACACCGACGATCGTGTGGAAGCCGTTCACTTCATCGCGTCGGATCATGCATTGCGAGTTGTTACGGAAGAACTTAGCCTCACCGGCGGACGTTCCTCCCTCCTGGAGACGCTCCTCGACACCCCGCCCTCCAGCAAATTCACGGTATTCCGCAACGACGATATCGCCGCTCCCGTCGCCAGCGGCAGTCATCCCTCGGACGGCATGATCGTGCTGCCCTGTTCCATGGGAACGCTCGCGTCTATCGCCAACGGCATGGCAGCGCGGCTCATCGACCGCGCGGCGGATGTCACCTTGAAGGAGCAACGGCCGCTGATTCTCTGCGTCCGGGAGACTCCATTCAATCGCATCCATTTGCGCAACATGACGCTCGCGGCCGAGGCTGGAGCAATCATCTACCCCGTGATCCCCGCCATGTACTTCCAACCGCCGAGCCTGGATGAAATTGCTCGCCAATTCAGTTGTCGCGTGTTGGGCCACATCGGCCTGCCGCAACCCTCCGCGTACCGCTGGAAGGAAGATTAG
- a CDS encoding glutaredoxin family protein has protein sequence MDLKVYTADWCRDCFVAKRFLAQHNIPYTEVNIETTPGAVDELLQNVGKKAIPQFVLNGKWVQPYRPGQGFLFDEMSTLLGVQQPG, from the coding sequence ATGGATCTGAAGGTTTACACCGCTGACTGGTGCCGCGACTGCTTTGTCGCCAAGCGCTTCCTCGCGCAGCACAACATCCCCTACACCGAAGTCAACATTGAAACGACTCCCGGCGCTGTCGATGAACTCCTGCAGAACGTGGGCAAAAAAGCGATCCCTCAGTTCGTTCTCAACGGCAAGTGGGTGCAGCCGTATCGCCCCGGCCAGGGCTTTCTCTTCGATGAGATGTCGACCCTGCTCGGCGTGCAGCAACCGGGATAA
- the tadA gene encoding tRNA adenosine(34) deaminase TadA, with protein sequence MTDQEAMHEAIAEAHAAEAEGEVPVGAIVLLDGQVIGRGNNRVIRDNDPTAHAEIIAMRNAAKHLHNYRLTGCTLVVTLEPCAMCAGAILHARIGRLIYAAPDPKAGACGSVLEVMNHPRLNHRVEVISGVLAEECSTMLTNFFRARR encoded by the coding sequence ATGACCGATCAGGAAGCCATGCACGAAGCCATCGCCGAAGCGCACGCCGCCGAGGCAGAAGGCGAAGTCCCCGTTGGCGCCATCGTGCTTCTTGACGGCCAGGTCATCGGCCGCGGCAACAACCGTGTCATCCGCGACAACGATCCCACAGCCCACGCCGAAATCATCGCCATGCGCAACGCGGCGAAACACCTGCACAACTACCGCCTCACCGGCTGCACACTCGTCGTCACGCTGGAGCCCTGCGCCATGTGCGCCGGAGCCATCCTCCACGCACGGATCGGCCGCCTCATCTATGCCGCGCCTGATCCCAAGGCAGGGGCATGCGGATCAGTGCTTGAAGTAATGAACCACCCGCGCCTGAACCACCGCGTGGAAGTCATCTCTGGCGTCCTCGCCGAAGAGTGCAGCACCATGCTCACCAACTTTTTTCGCGCCCGCCGATAG
- a CDS encoding carbon-nitrogen hydrolase — MKKTSVALIQMSCEPDTQKNLDKAAARIEEAAKNGAELICLPELFRAQYFCQREDHALFATAESIPGPSTERIGQIAKDNKVVVIASLFERRAPGLYHNTAVTLERDGHIADVYRKMHIPDDPLYYEKFYFTPGDLGFRALESTAGNIGTLVCWDQWYPEGARITALKGAEILFFPTAIGWHPSEKEEFGEAQYDAWQTTQRAHAISNGVWVCAVNRVGHEQGDVIHNDVNMPGPEGAGLEFWGGSFIADPFGRIIARASHDKEEILYATLDPALVEVTRQHWPFLRDRRIDAYEGITKRFLL; from the coding sequence ATGAAGAAGACCAGCGTAGCCCTCATTCAAATGAGCTGCGAGCCGGACACGCAGAAAAACCTCGACAAGGCCGCCGCGCGCATTGAAGAAGCTGCAAAGAACGGCGCCGAACTTATCTGCCTGCCCGAACTCTTCCGCGCGCAATACTTCTGCCAGCGCGAAGACCACGCACTCTTCGCCACCGCCGAATCCATTCCCGGCCCATCGACCGAACGCATCGGCCAAATCGCAAAGGACAACAAGGTCGTCGTCATCGCCTCGTTGTTTGAGCGCCGAGCGCCGGGCCTGTATCACAACACCGCCGTCACGCTCGAACGCGACGGCCACATCGCGGACGTCTACCGCAAGATGCACATCCCCGACGACCCGCTCTACTACGAGAAGTTTTACTTCACACCAGGCGACCTCGGCTTCCGCGCGCTCGAATCCACCGCGGGCAACATCGGCACACTCGTCTGCTGGGACCAGTGGTATCCCGAAGGCGCACGCATCACGGCACTGAAGGGCGCAGAGATCCTCTTCTTCCCCACCGCCATCGGCTGGCACCCCAGCGAGAAGGAAGAGTTCGGCGAAGCCCAGTACGACGCATGGCAGACCACGCAGCGCGCACACGCCATCAGCAACGGCGTATGGGTATGTGCCGTAAACCGCGTAGGCCACGAACAGGGCGACGTCATCCACAACGACGTGAACATGCCCGGCCCGGAAGGTGCAGGCCTTGAGTTCTGGGGCGGCAGCTTCATCGCCGATCCCTTCGGCCGCATCATCGCCAGGGCATCGCACGACAAGGAAGAGATCCTCTACGCCACCCTCGACCCCGCACTCGTCGAAGTCACGCGCCAACACTGGCCCTTCCTACGCGACCGTCGTATCGACGCCTACGAAGGCATCACCAAACGCTTCCTGCTGTAG
- a CDS encoding cytochrome P460 family protein has translation MHKASLAAASLLCIFIVAAHAIDTALQPEKSISIPANYREWIYMTSGIDMTYATPGAVGLTQEHHSVFDNVFVNPEAWQSYKQTGHWPDGTTFVLENRTAEENVSINKGGHTQGGEVSGLEIHQKRGTEWAFYVRGKDGTEHLIPKPASCYTCHEAHGAVDTTFAQFYPTALPIAKEKNTLSDAYRTELNPAAAK, from the coding sequence ATGCACAAGGCTTCTCTGGCCGCAGCATCGCTTCTCTGTATCTTCATCGTTGCAGCCCATGCCATTGACACCGCGCTGCAACCAGAAAAATCCATTTCCATCCCCGCTAACTATCGCGAATGGATTTACATGACCAGCGGCATCGACATGACGTACGCCACACCCGGCGCAGTCGGACTCACGCAGGAACACCACTCGGTCTTCGACAACGTCTTCGTCAATCCCGAAGCATGGCAGAGCTACAAGCAGACCGGCCACTGGCCCGACGGCACCACCTTCGTTCTTGAGAACCGCACCGCAGAAGAAAACGTCTCCATCAACAAGGGCGGACACACCCAGGGCGGCGAAGTAAGCGGCCTGGAAATCCATCAGAAGCGCGGCACCGAATGGGCCTTCTACGTCCGCGGCAAAGACGGCACAGAACACCTCATTCCAAAGCCCGCAAGCTGCTACACCTGCCATGAAGCGCACGGAGCAGTCGACACCACCTTCGCGCAGTTCTATCCAACCGCGCTCCCCATCGCGAAAGAAAAGAACACTCTCAGCGACGCCTACCGTACCGAATTAAACCCCGCTGCTGCAAAGTAA
- a CDS encoding agmatine/peptidylarginine deiminase, which translates to MPETPNSLGYRMPAEWDAHTSTWIAWPHNAEDWPGKFQPIPWVYSEIVRNLSQVEDVNILVNDERAQKVATRILTRAGANLARIHFHLWKTDRIWLRDSGPIFVKKANEVAITNWKFNAWAKYPNWHNDDLIPSHVAKLYNMPSFEPMIGDHRVVLEGGSIDVNGAGALLTTEECLLSEVQQRNPGISKQQLETCFHNYLGIDQVLWLNRGCAGDDTHGHVDDIARFTAVDTIVAATEHNTADENHLPLAENLDRLHSFRQPNGKPYNVIELPMPTPVIFDGERLPASYANFYIANGLVLVPTFNDANDRIALNILADQFPTRKIVGIHCGDFIWGLGALHCMTQQEPA; encoded by the coding sequence ATGCCCGAAACACCAAACAGCCTCGGCTATCGCATGCCCGCAGAGTGGGACGCACACACCTCCACCTGGATCGCATGGCCGCACAACGCCGAAGACTGGCCCGGCAAGTTCCAGCCCATCCCCTGGGTCTACTCAGAGATCGTCCGCAACCTCTCGCAGGTGGAAGACGTGAACATCCTCGTCAACGACGAGCGTGCGCAAAAAGTCGCCACACGCATCCTCACCCGCGCCGGTGCCAACCTCGCCCGCATCCACTTCCACCTCTGGAAGACCGACCGCATCTGGCTCCGCGACAGCGGCCCCATCTTCGTTAAGAAAGCGAACGAAGTAGCCATCACCAACTGGAAGTTCAACGCCTGGGCCAAGTATCCCAACTGGCACAACGACGACCTCATCCCCTCGCACGTAGCGAAGCTTTACAACATGCCGAGCTTCGAGCCCATGATCGGCGACCACCGCGTCGTCCTCGAAGGCGGCTCCATCGACGTCAATGGCGCAGGCGCGTTGCTGACCACGGAAGAGTGCCTGCTTAGCGAAGTCCAGCAGCGCAACCCCGGCATCAGCAAGCAGCAGCTTGAAACCTGCTTCCACAACTACCTCGGCATCGACCAGGTCCTCTGGCTCAACCGCGGCTGCGCAGGCGACGACACCCACGGCCACGTCGACGACATCGCGCGCTTCACCGCCGTCGACACCATCGTCGCCGCCACCGAGCACAACACCGCCGACGAAAACCATCTACCGCTCGCGGAGAATCTCGACCGCCTGCACAGCTTCCGTCAACCCAACGGCAAGCCCTACAACGTCATCGAACTGCCCATGCCCACACCGGTCATCTTCGACGGCGAACGTCTTCCGGCAAGCTATGCCAACTTCTACATCGCGAACGGCCTCGTACTCGTTCCAACATTCAACGACGCGAACGACCGCATCGCTCTGAACATCCTCGCGGACCAGTTCCCCACCCGCAAGATCGTCGGCATCCACTGCGGCGACTTCATCTGGGGACTCGGCGCACTGCACTGCATGACGCAGCAGGAACCCGCATAG
- the purB gene encoding adenylosuccinate lyase → MIDRYTRPAMRQLWSDESKFRAWLEVEATASEVLADAGIVPQEAAKAIRSKGDFDIARIQEIELQTRHDVIAFTTAVAEKVGPESRWLHFGLTSTDVVDTAQALLLKQASAIILEGLHALSAVLKRRAIEFALTPCIGRTHGVHAEPTTFGLKLLLWYTESQRNIARFSAAAEDMRVGKLSGAVGSYGTVTPQLEEEICKRLGLKAAEVSTQVLQRDRHAAYIGALSIIASSLDKIGTEIRHLQRTEVREAEEFFSEKQKGSSAMPHKRNPITCENICGLARVMRANSQVALEDVALWHERDISHSSAERVILPDTTTLADYMLSKATNLIDKLMVYPERMLKNLNLTGGLVFSGQLLLDLAEAGMLREDAYKTVQTLAMKAWKEDLVFKELVAADPQITSLLPPERIARAFDVNRRLNNVPAIFERVFGKPLSELQAQ, encoded by the coding sequence TTGATCGATCGCTATACACGCCCCGCCATGCGCCAGCTCTGGTCCGACGAATCGAAGTTCCGTGCATGGCTTGAAGTTGAAGCGACCGCAAGCGAAGTCCTCGCCGACGCAGGCATCGTCCCACAGGAAGCAGCCAAAGCCATCCGCTCCAAAGGCGACTTCGACATCGCCCGCATTCAGGAAATCGAACTCCAGACGCGCCACGACGTCATCGCCTTCACCACCGCGGTCGCGGAAAAGGTCGGCCCCGAATCACGCTGGCTGCACTTCGGCCTCACCTCCACCGACGTTGTCGACACGGCGCAGGCGCTTCTGCTCAAGCAGGCATCCGCAATCATCCTCGAAGGCCTGCACGCGCTGTCCGCTGTCCTCAAGCGCCGCGCCATCGAGTTTGCACTCACACCCTGCATCGGCCGCACGCACGGCGTCCACGCAGAACCCACCACCTTCGGCCTGAAGCTGCTCCTCTGGTACACCGAATCCCAGCGCAACATCGCCCGCTTCTCCGCAGCCGCCGAAGACATGCGCGTGGGCAAGCTCTCGGGCGCAGTCGGCAGCTACGGCACCGTCACGCCACAGTTGGAAGAGGAAATCTGCAAGCGCCTCGGTCTCAAAGCCGCTGAAGTCAGCACGCAGGTACTCCAGCGCGACCGCCACGCCGCCTACATCGGCGCCCTCTCCATCATCGCCTCGTCGCTCGACAAGATCGGCACCGAAATCCGCCATCTTCAGCGCACCGAAGTCCGCGAAGCCGAAGAGTTCTTCAGCGAAAAGCAGAAGGGCTCCAGCGCCATGCCGCACAAGCGCAACCCCATCACCTGCGAGAACATCTGCGGCCTTGCCCGTGTGATGCGCGCAAACTCTCAAGTAGCACTTGAAGATGTTGCCCTCTGGCACGAGCGCGACATCTCGCACTCCTCCGCCGAGCGCGTCATCCTGCCGGACACCACCACGCTCGCCGACTACATGCTCAGCAAGGCAACCAACCTCATCGACAAGCTCATGGTCTACCCCGAGCGCATGTTGAAAAACCTGAATCTCACCGGCGGACTCGTCTTCTCCGGCCAACTCCTGCTCGACCTCGCCGAAGCCGGGATGCTCCGCGAAGACGCCTACAAAACAGTCCAGACCCTCGCCATGAAGGCATGGAAAGAAGACCTCGTCTTCAAGGAACTCGTAGCAGCCGATCCGCAGATCACCAGCCTGCTCCCGCCCGAACGCATCGCCCGAGCCTTCGACGTGAACCGCCGCCTCAACAACGTCCCGGCCATCTTCGAGCGCGTCTTCGGCAAGCCACTATCGGAGCTACAGGCACAGTAG